Proteins encoded within one genomic window of Cucumis sativus cultivar 9930 chromosome 3, Cucumber_9930_V3, whole genome shotgun sequence:
- the LOC101215311 gene encoding GATA transcription factor 26, with the protein MGKHGPCCHCGVTSTPLWRNGPPDKPVLCNACGSRWRTKGTLANYTPLHARADPDEYEDHRVSRMKSISINKNKEVKLLKRKLQQADGSIGWMIPDQGQGYHRVVDEDTSNRSSSGSAISNPESCAHFSSADASDLTGPAQSIVWESMVPSRKRTCVNRPKQSPVEKLTKDLYSILREQRSSYFSEASEDDLLFESEKPMVSVEIGHGSILIRHPSSIAREEESEASSISVDNKQCLVNEVYSPHSTTVRVCSENKGINFPTSRIGKMKNPYGSGVQQEQIKRNDSHHECLQILGNHNSPLCDVDINDIINFEEFARQLTNEEQQQLMKYLPQIDIAEFPETLKSMFDSPYFKENLTSFQQLLSEGVFDVSFLETKVEDCKTLKRLVLYNSSKSKWVERYHQLKKCKNGSKGPFLSHANASVSSNFTNVKQLCESYNQNIPEAKTILKSPKRLVMKENKDPGENDGSCFSPRSLFALPPDGSSLMLESLHFVEESSDQDLLLDVRSNSSFPQAELLHPTSRSGGRQASTCSSSVHPHLVHH; encoded by the exons ATGGGAAAGCATGGACCTTGCTGTCACTGTGGAGTTACAA GCACTCCTCTTTGGCGTAATGGACCTCCCGATAAACCGGTATTATGCAATGCATGTGGATCCCGATGGAGAACAAAAGGAACACTTGCAAACTATACCCCTTTGCACGCTCGGGCTGATCCCGATGAATATGAAGACCACAGGGTTTCCAGGATGAAGAGCatttcaataaacaaaaacaaagaagttAAACTGCTAAAAAGAAAGCTGCAACAAGCAGATGGGTCAATTGGGTGGATGATTCCCGACCAAGGTCAGGGTTATCATAGAGTAGTGGATGAAGATACAAGCAATAGATCCAGTTCGGGATCGGCCATATCTAATCCTGAGAGTTGTGCCCATTTCAGCAGTGCGGATGCTAGTGATTTGACAG GTCCAGCTCAGTCAATAGTGTGGGAGTCCATGGTGCCTTCCAGGAAGCGGACCTGTGTGAATCGTCCAAAGCAGTCCCCGGTTGAAAAACTAACTAAAGATCTATATAGTATCTTACGTGAGCAGAGATCTTCCTATTTCTCCGAAGCTTCTGAGGATGATTTGCTTTTTGAGAGTGAAAAACCTATGGTCTCTGTTGAGATAGGTCATGGAAGTATTCTCATTAGGCATCCAAGTTCTATAGCTCGAGAAGAGGAATCTGAAGCTAGCTCAATTTCAGTTGATAACAAGCAATGCTTGGTAAATGAGGTCTATTCACCCCATTCTACAACTGTTCGTGTATGTAGTGAAAACAAGGGTATAAATTTCCCAACGTCTAGGATTGGAAAGATGAAGAATCCTTATGGATCGGGAGTACAAcaagaacaaattaaaag GAATGACTCTCATCACGAATGCTTACAAATTCTTGGAAACCATAACTCGCCCTTGTGTGATGTAGATATAAAT GACATTATAAACTTCGAAGAGTTCGCAAGACAACTAACAAATGAAGAACAACAGCAATTAATGAAGTACCTACCACAGATTGATATCGCTGAATTTCCCGAGAC cCTCAAGAGCATGTTTGATAGCCCCTATTTCAAGGAGAACTTAACTTCCTTCCAACAACTACTTAGCGAGGGCGTTTTCGATGTTTCCTTCCTTGAAACAAAGGTTGAAGACTGCAAAACCTTGAAAAGGCTTGTCTTGTATAATTCTTCAAAATCCAAATGGGTTGAACGCTATCATCAACTGAAG AAATGTAAAAATGGTAGTAAAGGACCTTTTCTTTCCCATGCCAATGCGTCGGTGTCGAGTAACTTCACGAATGTTAAGCAATTGTGTGAGAGCTACAATCAAAATATTCCag AGGCAAAGACCATCTTGAAGAGTCCCAAAAGGTTGGTGATGAAGGAAAATAAGGATCCTGGAGAGAATGATGGATCATGCTTCAGTCCTAGAAGTTTATTTGCTTTGCCTCCTGATGGAAGCTCCCTCATGCTTGAATCCTTACATTTCGTCGAAGAAAGTTCAGATCAAGATCTATTGCTTGATGTACGGTCAAATAGTTCATTCCCGCAAGCTGAGCTCCTTCACCCAACCTCTCGTTCGGGTGGTAGGCAGGCCAGCACATGTAGTAGCTCAGTTCACCCACATCTTGTTCATCACTAA
- the LOC101215548 gene encoding expansin-like B1, whose translation MEGSTKCGFLGYLFLLLVLLPVMCYSQDNFVYSRATYYGSPDCYGTPSGACGFGEFGRTVNDGNVAAVSYLYRNGSGCGACYQVRCTNPKYCSGSGAIVVVTDHGEGDYTDFILSPRAYAKMAHPNTALQLFSYGVVDVEFRRVSCQYPYYSTLKFKVHEHSRFPDYLAILIIYVAGKNDITAVELWQEDCKEWKGMRRSHGAVWDMANPPKDNIKLRFQVSGSMGYGNWVVANNALPNYWKPGVAYDTDINLY comes from the exons atggaggGTTCAACTAAATGTGGGTTTTTGGGGTACCTATTCTTATTGCTTGTGCTCTTGCCTGTGATGTGCTATTCTCAAGACAATTTTGTTTACTCTAGAGCCACCTATTATGGCAGCCCTGATTGCTATGGAACACCAT CTGGGGCTTGTGGATTTGGTGAATTTGGAAGGACAGTGAATGATGGCAACGTTGCTGCAGTTTCATATCTTTATAGGAATGGTTCTGGTTGTGGTGCATGTTATCAg GTTAGGTGCACAAATCCAAAATATTGTAGTGGAAGTGGAGCAATTGTGGTGGTGACAGACCATGGTGAAGGGGATTACACTGACTTTATATTAAGCCCAAGAGCCTATGCAAAAATGGCTCATCCAAACACAGCCTTGCAGTTATTTTCATATGGTGTTGTTGATGTTGAATTCAGAAGGGTTTCTTGCCAATACCCATATTACAGTACTCTCAAATTTAAGGTTCATGAACATAGCAGATTCCCTGATTATTTGGCCATTCTTATCATTTATGTTGCTGGCAAAAATGACATCACTGCTGTTGAACTGTGGCAg GAGGACTGCAAAGAATGGAAAGGAATGAGGAGATCCCATGGAGCTGTTTGGGATATGGCAAATCCTCCTAAAGATAACATAAAACTGAGGTTTCAAGTGAGTGGAAGTATGGGATATGGAAATTGGGTTGTGGCAAACAATGCTCTCCCAAATTATTGGAAGCCAGGAGTTGCTTATGACACTGATATTAACCTCTATTAA